GGCTGGCTGTGATTGTAGATAAATGTAGACTTTGCTTTGTGCATATTTAATTGCAAACAGAGAGCTAAAATGTTAATGACTGATGTTTTGATTTACTGTTAGATAAGACTGTTACAGTAAACTTTGAAATAAGATGAAACAACCTCTATTCCCCCATTTACCATAAACGTCATTGATGCtaatatatatgtacaaataaatggaaaaactgGAATTAAAAAActgcaaattattttattctTCATGGGTTGCATTATTTGGGTGGGTTAAGTGAAAATGTGCCAGGTAAAGGGACATCACATTTTTACAGGCTGTATCTTCCTCAATTAAAGGGGCGGTGGGATGTTTCTGTTGCTGTTAAAgcactgccatctagtggaaaTGAGGGGGAAAACAAGATGAAACTGTATTCCATTCGCATTTATTGTACCATATTAAATGATCTGATCCCACCTGGATCAGGAGGATGACAAAAGAGGGGCATGTACATATAAAAGACGCAGAGGGTTTGGGTTTTACAGCATCTTTGTGTTTACACTGACATTAATGTACCACGGTTTACACAAATCCCATTAGAGCCCGACAAATCCCAGATTCACTGGCCCATAGTGGGAAATGTGCTCTGAGGTTAttgtatatttacattaaataagaTTAAATTAGGTTACAAAAAGAGACACAGCCCAAACTTGGTTTTTGGGTTATGGTGGGGCTGTTAAAGAGAAGAGGATGCTGGGACTAATGTATATGGTGTAAACATGTGGTTGAGATGGCTGCCCTTTCATGCTGAACAAAGACGGATCAGCTGTATTGACATGAATCAACGTGAGACGAATTCCAGCATTTCTGTCAGAAGCTTTTCAAAAGGGCACCTTCCACAAACAGACTTCAATCCTCCTCCTGCTGCTGAGGGAGGGAGGAGGAACAGGAACACTCCCAAACAGACCTCAGGACTTCTCTGAGGCCAGGGCACAGTCGAAGGAGGTGGACAGTACTTTACAGATGGCCTGGGCTTGTTCCTGTAGAGCACCAAATAATGCTGCCTTAGTGagcagaaaataaaagaaatatcttaccaaacccaaacatttgaacagtagtgtactgtATAATATATGGGATGTTTATACAGTAGCATAAATATCAATagaaaatacatacagtacatgtaatacatgtgtaAAATAGTTTCAGTTAATTTATGTAAATGTCTGATTCAACTATTCATCAACACTcagtgaaaataaatgtattaaaagtaaaaaaaaaaaaacacaatatgctcAATAATGCATTggcattatttataaatatataaatgtatatataaatgacaaTATCAGAAACCTTTGTGatgatttgattaaaaaaataaaagtgcaattatttttaacatgctttatttttttgccctaatcattttatataaaattggtTACAATAGCCTTTTGGTCTACATGATGGTTCCTCcggtttaaaagaaaatatatttatctttTCCCTTATTTCAGGGCTAACACACAACTAGTGAAATACAGTTTTCTGCTACACTGTCCAGATCTAGGCCTGATTCATACAGGCTAAGCCTTCAGAAACACTTCCTGTCTTGAGGTCTTACCGCACTGCTGCACTGATACACCCAGATGCTGCACTCCTGCTGCTCTGCATCTGTGGTCTTCAGAGCGAGCAGGTTTTTTCCAGCACCCAGACCATCATCATAGCAAAGCATTCGTACAATCAGGTAGAGCGGGTGACGGTGAAGCACATCCTGAGAAAACAGGGAATAATGCTAGATGATAGAGGTAAAGTTCTGTTCCATTGTGGTCATTAATCTAAATGTTTCTTTCATATACTTCTATAGTTGGTGTATAAAAAAAGAGCCAGATCTCTCAAATGAATATTACAGAATGAAATTGAGTCAGGTGAATGAACTCACACACTGGTCCAGTGAGGCCACTTTAACTCCATGCTTGGACACTCCCAGAATCATCTCCTCATCTCTAGGCACAAACGGCAGTTTTCCATCTTGCTTTAAATTGAATATATGAAACATAATGAAGGTTTTTAAAACAGCTTCAGTCTTGATGCATGATTTATGATAACTATTTGATTTTGGCTTTAATATCAGTAGTATAGGCCAGGAAAATATGATAAAagtattttcccaaaatatgtgtgAACCTGGACAACAGAACCAGGCTTAagtgtcaactttttttttttaattgagatttatacaatatctgaaagatgaataaataagctttccattgattttaggatcagacaatatttggccgattagaaaatctggaatctgaagagagcaaaaaatctaaatcacctttgaatttgtccaaatgaattcttagaaatgcatataacgaatcaaaaatgttttgatatacactGTATTTACggcaggaaatttacaaaatatcttcatggaacataatccttacttaatatcctaatgattttgggcataaaagaaaaatcgataattttgacccatacaatgttttttttttttttttggctattggctaaaaatataccccagtgacttaagagtggttttgtggtccagggtcacatacttcAACATCATCTGAAAATTGTAAGAATTACGGGCTTCTACAAAAGTAATATAAAGTATTTTACcaaaatatatgtgaccctggaccacaaaaccaggcttaagtgaaaagctgcatgtctctcagaaacaaatccatcattaaatcattttaaccttaaactgttgccaaaattcaataattcaataatccataaataatgcttcctccagtgaaaaagtcaactCCGGCTGTCCTCTCACACAAAATCCACCAATATATGTTTAGAACCATTGTGGACACTTTTTCCTTATAAACGGTGCtgttttatggattatggactcagcGCTTTGAATTTATTACAAACAAGCGTGTTTTCACTTGatgagacattaactgatggactggagctaTGAGGAATGTtgtgatgtttggactctcatactgacgtcacccattcactgcaaaggaacCATTAGCAAGAAATTGATGTAACGTtaaatttcaccaaatctgttttgatgaagaaacaaactcctcttcATCTCggatggcctaagggtgagtacatattttcagcaaaatttttgggtgaattactcATTTAAGAGGGTGACATCGAATCGTCCCCTTTTGTAGATCCTTACCTGAGCTGCATCAATGTAGTTGATCAGATCTAGAGGCTCCTGAAGGGCTTTGCTCATCTCAAACTGTAGCTTCTCGATGGCTCCCACATACTTGACTCTGAACTCAGCACAGGTGTCAGACACGGCGTTACCTGAGGGTTCAACAAggtcagggtcacatatgtacaCACATGAGTTTCTAGATGTTTCAGTGAGGACTAACTTGAGCTCTTGGTGGAGTCCGTATCAAGACTGGCAACTGTGCTGGACCTAGACAGGCCCCCCAAACTGGAATCTACTGACTGGATAAAGGGAGATTAGAGTTTATTGTGTCCTTTGTGGAAACCAGAGCTCAGCAGACAGAATGGCTGAATCCCTTTACCTTGCTTTTAGTGCTGATCTCACTGCTCtgggagctgctgctgctgtggcgCTTCTTCACCTTTCGAAACATCCTTCACCATGACGCCAGCGCTGCGGGTCTCCAGCCTCCCAGCAGATGGAAGCAGAGTCTGAGGAGAAATAACAGCATCTAAATCACACCCATGGTTTCCTGTAAAGATTCAAATATTTAgagaacaaatatttaattacatgatTATTTCATGATCCAATCAATGTTTaaccaaagatttttttttttcctttggtagATTTCCATTTGTATGTCAgatacacacttttttttaaagaatttatgcTTAACGGTGTACAGAGAGTACAATATGCTAACCGATGACATATTTTAGAACAGAGCAAATtagaaactaatataaaaatacagaaataaacatGGGAATTAAGAGATGTAAACTCTGAATCGTGAAAAAAAACTCATCACTTATATTAGAAAACTTAGATTTCACCTTAGATATAATTACATCATATCGTTATGCATCATTTCAttcaataaaacaattaataacaGTTAAATTTGTAAACTCAACACTGACTATTAACCAAAAAAAACACTATGAGCCCAGCTGTGAGAGCTGTCAATTAACAAGGTTCCTTACGCAGTATTTCTGCTCAGACATATTACGTTATGAGAAAGACTGCCTATGAGAGTATGAGAAATCCAGCATAGACATGTTCTCGGGGTTCAGGGCACTCCACGAGCCCACGCCCCTATTAAAAAAATGGTGCCAAACTTTGAGTAACTTTCTGGGAGTCGCTCAGCTCGCGCTTCATGTCATTTCTTCACGGCACGGGCTCACCGCGACCCCGCTGCTAATAAAACCCCGCGGAAAGTAACGGAAAGCCGTTGCTAGGATAAACAGTCAGCAGCAGCCCACGTCTATCCTGACTATGCGAGCGCAAACGGCTCTCGTCTGGTCGTTTAATGGCATCTCTATAATTAAATATGGAGAATTTGAATTTGGTAAACAAGCACACTGAGCATACCTCTGTTTTGAGCTCACTATGCAGCAGTGTACAGCCGTGATAATAACTAATATGTAGGTTCATCAAAGCAGCGGTCGGCAGCCCCCTCTGTTTTGGCGAGACTTGCGTTGACACTTCACTTCCTGTACGGCTCCACCCAGCACTTCTTAAAGGGGACGCGGGATAATAAAATGGCTGTGTTTAGATTGGAGTGTCAACTTACTACAATACAACTACTAAGTACTGCACAGTATATACTACATTacctaatatttttaaatagtaagTGGCTATGATACAACTGATATCAGCTTACTAACTGCTCTATATActctaaatatattaattaattaattaattaattaattaattcattcattcattagcaAGAGGCTATGTATTACTGATCTATAAAAGTCAGATCAGTGCTATGAATCCATTCTAAACAGATCCACTcgcaattaaataatttaacatgtATTAATGTGTTATTGGCAATAGCACaactagaaaaaaattatatatatatatatatatatatatatatatatatatatatatatatatatatatattagtgatgcgcgggtcgtctcataacccatcatatatatatatatatatatatatatatatatatatatatatatatatatatatatatatatatatatatatatatataatatatatacaaagtcatcatatatataatatatatatatgagagacattttaagattttattcatttacatGACATTTCCAGGTCTACAAATCACAGTGTTAAAATGATGCATCCTTTTATATCCAGGTTTTGTTGAAgggtaaaataaaattatcttgatttacattttttttttttttttggtttattttaatgcttgttttg
The sequence above is drawn from the Carassius carassius chromosome 31, fCarCar2.1, whole genome shotgun sequence genome and encodes:
- the LOC132112102 gene encoding integrin beta-1-binding protein 1-like, translating into MFRKVKKRHSSSSSQSSEISTKSKSVDSSLGGLSRSSTVASLDTDSTKSSSNAVSDTCAEFRVKYVGAIEKLQFEMSKALQEPLDLINYIDAAQQDGKLPFVPRDEEMILGVSKHGVKVASLDQCDVLHRHPLYLIVRMLCYDDGLGAGKNLLALKTTDAEQQECSIWVYQCSSAEQAQAICKVLSTSFDCALASEKS